A region from the Vicia villosa cultivar HV-30 ecotype Madison, WI linkage group LG3, Vvil1.0, whole genome shotgun sequence genome encodes:
- the LOC131660678 gene encoding tRNA-specific adenosine deaminase TAD2-like, with protein sequence MTSQDILVFMELAIQQAKLAMDALEVPVGCVIVEDDKVIASGRNRTTETRNATRHAEMEAIDLLLEQWQKNGLSMTEVAKKFSNCSLYVTCEPCIMCASALSNLGIKEVFYGCSNDKFGGCGSILSLDLSDTVSPNKGFKCAGGIMATEAVLLFRTFYEQGNPKAPKPHRPLALQATT encoded by the exons ATGACTTCTCAAGACATTCTTGTATTCATGGAACTTGCAATACAGCAG GCAAAGTTAGCTATGGATGCCCTTGAAGTACCTGTTGG CTGTGTAATTGTGGAGGATGACAAGGTTATAGCCTCGGGAAGGAATCGAACTACCGAGACACGAAAT GCTACAAGACATGCAGAAATGGAAGCTATAGACCTGCTTCTAGAACAGTGGCAGAAAAACGGACTTTCGATGACTGAAGTTGCtaaaaaattctcaaactgcagTCTTTATGTTACTTGTGAACCATGCATAATGTGCGCATCTGCTTTGTCAAATTTAG GTATAAAGGAAGTGTTTTATGGCTGTTCAAATGATAAATTTGGAGGTTGTGGATCAATACTATCATTGGATTTAAGTGATACCGTGTCACCTAATAA GGGTTTCAAATGTGCTGGAGGTATAATGGCAACAGAAGCTGTCCTTCTCTTTCGAACATTCTACGAGCAAGGAAATCCTAAAG CTCCAAAACCCCACAGGCCTCTAGCACTTCAGGCAACAACTTGA